Proteins encoded in a region of the Melioribacteraceae bacterium genome:
- a CDS encoding tetratricopeptide repeat protein has translation MNLKPLFLLMIIISAGCSSNSVKVAGTADKESKSIITSTGKIAQEKFINGSMLELKGEYESAINEYLDALKYDPQAGIHFAIAKNYYKLNKLSSAIQHSRRAVQLDSTNSEYLYLLASIYSSSRLDDSSMVVYEKIIARDSSNYPAFYQLALLNEKNRPTYALSIYNKLVGLLGPEWNLLIRIIDLNERLGNIDETISTFEELLNLNPSDLRLQKVLIESYLKTKKYDKAHKLIDESLISFPDDLNLYEMKGAAYIQTEEWKNAFDQYSRLLRSEEIGYENKLGIGTIFLNAVEKNSINLNYAKEIFVRLNRDTTDWQLNAYLGEIEIRLKNDSLAIDYFKKATELAEWNNQLWIRLGGTLFDNGKYQLVVDLLKKGVQSFPNDFAINLIYGLALSQQGNHRSAKEYLGKAVKINPNDITVLTAYGYTLNQLKEDDEALVYLNKAMIFSPNDIQVIGMTALIYESKGEYSKSDSLYSLAMSLDPGNALILNNYAYSLAERGVRIDEALEWSSNAVNIEPENPSYLDTLGWIYFRLNDFEKARSYIEKSLKYENNSGTVLDHLGDVYYKLGDKPKALEFWKKALDVEPNNNKFKEKIEKGEL, from the coding sequence ATGAACCTTAAACCACTCTTTTTATTGATGATAATTATTAGCGCCGGGTGCTCCTCAAATTCCGTTAAGGTGGCCGGTACTGCTGATAAAGAGAGTAAATCAATTATTACTTCTACCGGCAAGATAGCACAGGAGAAATTTATTAACGGTTCGATGCTGGAGCTTAAAGGTGAATATGAGTCGGCTATTAATGAGTATCTCGATGCATTGAAATACGATCCTCAAGCGGGTATTCACTTTGCAATTGCTAAAAATTATTACAAGTTAAATAAACTCTCATCTGCAATTCAGCATTCGCGCAGAGCGGTTCAGCTCGATTCAACGAATTCTGAATATCTCTATCTGCTTGCTTCAATCTACTCGTCGTCCCGCCTCGATGATTCTTCGATGGTTGTTTACGAGAAAATTATTGCGCGCGATTCTTCGAATTACCCGGCATTCTATCAACTCGCGCTGCTAAATGAAAAGAACAGACCTACTTACGCCCTCTCTATTTATAATAAACTTGTCGGTCTGCTCGGACCGGAATGGAATCTGCTTATACGTATTATCGATCTTAACGAGCGCCTCGGCAATATTGATGAAACTATCAGCACATTTGAAGAACTTCTGAATCTTAATCCGTCCGATCTCCGGCTTCAGAAAGTTCTTATTGAATCATATCTGAAAACTAAAAAGTACGATAAAGCTCATAAGCTGATTGATGAAAGTCTTATCAGTTTTCCGGACGACCTTAATTTGTATGAAATGAAAGGTGCCGCATATATCCAGACCGAAGAGTGGAAGAACGCATTCGATCAGTACAGCAGATTACTCCGGAGTGAAGAAATCGGATATGAAAATAAATTGGGTATCGGAACAATATTTCTTAACGCTGTCGAAAAAAATTCTATTAATCTTAATTACGCGAAAGAGATATTTGTACGGCTGAACAGGGATACTACTGACTGGCAGTTAAACGCATATCTCGGTGAAATTGAAATCCGTCTTAAGAATGATTCTCTTGCCATCGATTACTTTAAAAAAGCTACGGAACTGGCTGAATGGAATAATCAACTCTGGATCCGACTGGGAGGCACACTGTTCGATAACGGAAAGTACCAGCTCGTTGTTGATCTGCTAAAAAAAGGTGTTCAAAGCTTTCCGAACGACTTTGCTATAAATCTTATCTACGGTCTTGCACTTTCCCAGCAGGGAAATCATCGTTCTGCTAAAGAGTATCTCGGCAAAGCTGTTAAAATCAATCCGAATGATATAACAGTTCTTACTGCATACGGATATACTCTGAATCAGCTGAAGGAGGATGATGAAGCTCTTGTTTATCTGAACAAAGCAATGATCTTCAGCCCTAATGATATTCAGGTGATTGGAATGACGGCATTAATCTATGAATCAAAAGGGGAGTATTCAAAATCCGATTCCCTTTATTCACTTGCGATGTCGCTCGATCCAGGGAATGCGCTGATTCTTAATAACTATGCGTATTCACTTGCTGAAAGAGGTGTAAGAATTGACGAGGCACTTGAATGGAGCAGCAATGCCGTTAACATTGAACCCGAAAATCCTTCGTATCTCGATACACTTGGCTGGATCTATTTCCGGCTGAATGATTTTGAAAAAGCCAGGTCGTATATTGAAAAATCGCTTAAATATGAAAATAATAGCGGTACTGTACTGGATCATCTGGGCGATGTTTATTATAAACTGGGTGATAAACCTAAAGCGCTTGAATTCTGGAAGAAAGCTCTTGATGTTGAACCCAATAATAATAAGTTCAAAGAGAAAATTGAGAAAGGTGAATTGTGA
- a CDS encoding DUF4292 domain-containing protein produces the protein MKKYIPLLIVTAFVFIAGGCAPSRQVSDERIISSDRLIKKLEANRRKVKTFRGTGTLNIFSPELNAGSSFEVILKKPDSLKVSFYGPFGIDLAHALITPQDFQFYDVINNNLYHGKMRDGIMRQILKVDFSFDELIDALAGSVNLTDKLRIEPDRFEADGNLYRLTYLDSLKKIEKVYTVRADDLAISENVLKQFNGNILVEGKYSRFKTYEDVPIPQEIILNDIVNKQRLKVEYRKIEINRNDVDLLIDIPTDVKIREW, from the coding sequence GTGAAAAAATATATTCCGTTGCTTATTGTTACCGCATTCGTTTTTATTGCCGGGGGATGCGCTCCCTCCCGACAGGTTTCTGACGAAAGGATAATCTCTTCGGACAGGTTGATTAAGAAACTTGAAGCCAACAGAAGAAAAGTTAAAACTTTCCGGGGCACCGGAACCCTTAATATCTTTTCACCCGAATTAAATGCCGGAAGCAGTTTCGAAGTAATTTTAAAAAAACCCGATTCACTTAAGGTTTCTTTTTATGGCCCGTTCGGAATTGACCTTGCGCATGCCTTAATTACTCCTCAGGATTTCCAGTTTTACGATGTAATTAATAACAATCTCTACCACGGCAAGATGCGTGACGGTATTATGAGGCAGATTCTCAAAGTCGATTTCTCGTTTGATGAACTGATCGATGCCCTTGCCGGAAGCGTTAATCTGACTGATAAACTTAGAATTGAACCGGACCGCTTCGAAGCAGACGGTAATCTCTACCGGCTTACATATCTTGATTCTCTAAAGAAAATTGAAAAAGTCTATACTGTAAGAGCCGATGATTTAGCTATCAGCGAAAATGTCCTTAAACAATTCAACGGAAATATCCTGGTGGAAGGGAAGTACTCTCGTTTTAAAACTTACGAGGATGTTCCTATTCCGCAGGAAATTATTCTTAACGACATCGTGAACAAACAGCGGCTGAAAGTGGAATACAGGAAGATTGAGATTAACCGGAATGATGTTGACCTGTTAATAGATATCCCAACAGATGTGAAAATTCGAGAATGGTAA
- a CDS encoding peptidoglycan DD-metalloendopeptidase family protein: MVSDCKKIVSALFLLSIPLLMYAQTADSIQQKNLELTNIKNEISRLENELRSKSKTEKESLQSLENINRQKLLLNKLVNNLVTEEKNKSQEIEETLKLIGSVENRIKVLKEKYSNYVVWVYKNRGLSLFRFLLNTDSFNQTIKRYRYLRYISQQNKITLNQLGKSRDELNLLASQLEKERSEKENLVALKQNEQKVLSDRESERKDLIKTLKQDQKMITSEIESKRKAEILIKNIIARLIEEERERKAKLLARKQGESISPPKYNYSNFQNFAELKGILTWPVSGGKVVRKFGENKNERLKTVTLNYGIDISVKGEQNVFAVAEGVVSAIDWIPGYGSIVILTHRDEYRTVYGHISNISVQEGDKISAGTLIGSVNESLEGNILHFEIWNERNYQNPEIWLARK; the protein is encoded by the coding sequence ATGGTAAGCGATTGCAAGAAAATAGTATCTGCGCTTTTCTTACTATCAATTCCGTTACTTATGTATGCTCAGACTGCCGACAGCATACAGCAGAAGAACCTTGAACTGACGAATATAAAAAATGAAATTTCCCGCCTCGAAAACGAACTGAGAAGCAAATCTAAAACCGAAAAGGAATCTCTACAGTCCCTGGAAAACATTAACCGCCAGAAACTACTTCTTAATAAACTTGTCAATAATCTTGTTACCGAAGAAAAAAATAAATCGCAGGAAATAGAAGAAACCTTAAAACTGATTGGTTCTGTTGAAAATAGAATTAAGGTTCTTAAAGAAAAATACAGCAACTATGTCGTCTGGGTTTATAAAAACAGGGGACTTTCTCTCTTCCGCTTTCTTCTTAATACCGATTCTTTTAATCAGACTATTAAACGATACAGGTACCTCCGCTACATTTCGCAGCAGAATAAAATAACACTAAACCAGCTTGGTAAAAGCAGGGATGAGCTGAATCTCCTCGCGTCCCAGCTCGAAAAGGAGCGATCAGAAAAGGAAAACCTTGTTGCTTTAAAACAAAATGAACAGAAAGTCCTCTCGGATCGCGAGTCGGAAAGGAAAGATCTGATCAAAACTCTTAAGCAGGATCAGAAGATGATCACTTCCGAGATCGAATCGAAAAGAAAAGCTGAAATACTGATTAAGAATATAATAGCCCGTCTTATCGAAGAGGAACGTGAAAGGAAAGCAAAGCTTCTGGCCAGGAAACAGGGCGAAAGTATTTCCCCGCCAAAATATAATTACAGCAATTTCCAGAATTTTGCGGAACTCAAAGGAATTCTTACCTGGCCTGTTTCGGGCGGTAAGGTTGTCCGCAAATTCGGTGAGAATAAGAACGAACGGCTTAAAACGGTTACCCTCAATTACGGAATCGATATATCAGTGAAAGGGGAGCAGAACGTATTTGCAGTTGCCGAAGGGGTCGTCTCGGCTATCGATTGGATCCCCGGCTACGGATCCATCGTTATTCTAACTCACCGCGATGAATATAGAACAGTCTATGGACACATTTCTAATATTTCAGTTCAGGAAGGAGATAAAATTTCTGCAGGAACGCTTATCGGCAGCGTGAATGAAAGTCTGGAAGGCAATATCCTCCATTTCGAAATCTGGAACGAAAGAAATTACCAGAATCCTGAAATCTGGTTGGCCAGGAAGTAA